One genomic region from Nilaparvata lugens isolate BPH chromosome 3, ASM1435652v1, whole genome shotgun sequence encodes:
- the LOC111055664 gene encoding oocyte zinc finger protein XlCOF6.1-like isoform X2, with translation MDKEIKIEKQEDEFGECELATSNVKDESSSHNGSTSNQMARVKQENDSSQEPAPECSTACSPTDDDFSQQHYLIPGYNLIFIKEEEYVEQEAEGCSVESEPEMWPSNCSTTETANATEVGGLNAHSISPMEECTEPSVAGKKIKLYSCADCSYETTRITHLKRHMRNHTGEKPLSSEYCDYKFTQSGTLKEHIRTHTGERPFSCEYCRYKCARSSNLKEHIRTHTGETPFSCKYCGYKCARSRDLKSHTRTHTGERPFSCEYCDYKCALSSTLIKHVRTHTGERPFSCELCDYKCAQSGTLKEHIRTHTGETPFSCKYCGYKCARSSDLKKHVRTHHKGETTTS, from the exons atggatAAAGAg ATCAAGATCGAGAAGCAGGAGGATGAATTTGGAGAATGTGAATTAGCAACTAGCAACGTCAAAGATGAGTCATCCTCGCACAATGGTTCAACTTCCAATCAG ATGGCGAGAGTTAAGCAGGAGAATGATAGCAGCCAAGAACCAGCGCCAGAGTGCAGCACTGCATGCTCTCCAACTGATGATGATTTCAGCcaacaacattatctaatccCTGGCTATAATCTAATATTCATCAAAGAGGAAGAATATG TTGAGCAAGAGGCAGAAGGATGTTCAGTGGAGAGTGAACCGGAGATGTGGCCTTCAAACTGCAGCACAACTGAAACTGCCAATGCAACAGAAGTGGGTGGACTGAATGCACATTCAATCTCTCCCATGGAAGAGTGCACTGAGCCATCTGTGGCTGGCAAAAAGATCAAGCTTTACAGCTGTGCTGACTGCAGCTATGAAACTACACGGATAACTCATTTGAAGAGACATATGAGAAATCACACTGGGGAAAAGCCTCTCAGTAgtgagtattgtgactataaatttACTCAATCTGGTACTTTGAaggaacatatcagaacacatacaggagaaagacctttcagctgcgagtattgtcgctataaatgtgctcgatcaagtaatttgaaggaacatatcagaacacatacaggagaaacacctttcagctgcaagtattgtggctataaatgtgctcgatcaaGAGATTTGAAATCACATACCAGAACTCATACAGGAGAAAGACCTTttagctgcgagtattgtgactataaatgtgctctaTCAAGTACTTTGATAAAACAtgtcagaacacatacaggagaaagaccTTTCAGTTGTGAGCtatgtgactataaatgtgctcaatctGGTACTTTGAaggaacatatcagaacacatacaggagaaacacctttcagctgcaagtattgtggctataaatgtgctcgatcaagtgatttgaaaaaacatgtCAGAACACATCATAAAGGAGAAACAACTACTAGCTGA
- the LOC120350414 gene encoding gastrula zinc finger protein XlCGF17.1-like: MSILQMTRVKQENDSSQEPAPECSTACSPTDDDFSQQHYLIPGYNLIFIKEEEYVEQEAEGCSVESDPEMWPSNCSTSETANATEVGGLNAHSISPMEECTEPSVAGKKIKLYSCADCSYKTPSITHWKRHMRKHTGEKHFSCEYCGYKCTQSGNLERHIRTHTGERPFSCEYCDYKCAESGNLERHIRTHTGERPFSCKYCDYKCAQSSDLKKHVRTHTGERPFSCKYCDYKCVRSVTLKSHIRTHTGERPFSCEYCDYKCALSSNLKKHIKTHTGE, translated from the exons ATGTCAATATTGCAGATGACGAGAGTTAAGCAGGAGAATGATAGCAGCCAAGAACCAGCGCCAGAGTGCAGCACTGCATGCTCTCCAACTGATGATGATTTCAGCcaacaacattatctaatccCGGGCTATAATCTAATATTCATCAAAGAGGAAGAATATG TTGAGCAAGAGGCAGAAGGATGTTCAGTGGAGAGTGACCCGGAGATGTGGCCTTCAAACTGCAGCACATCTGAAACTGCCAATGCAACAGAAGTGGGTGGACTGAATGCACATTCAATCTCTCCCATGGAAGAGTGCACTGAGCCATCTGTGGCTGGCAAAAAGATCAAGCTCTACAGCTGTGCTGACTGCAGCTATAAAACTCCATCGATCACTCATTGGAAGAGACACATGAGAAAACACACTGGGGAAAAGCATTTCAGCTGTGAGTATTGCGGCTATAAATGTACTCAATCTGGTAATTTGGAgagacatatcagaacacatacaggagaaagacctttcagctgcgagtattgtgactataaatgtgctgaATCTGGTAATTTGGAgagacatatcagaacacatacaggagaaagacctttcagctgcaagtattgtgactataaatgtgctcaatcaagtgatttgaaaaaacatgtcagaacacatacaggagaaagacctttcagctgcaagtattgtgactataaatgtgttCGATCTGTTActttgaaatcacatatcagaactcatacaggagaaagaccttttagctgcgagtattgtgactataaatgtgctctaTCAAGTAATTTGAAGAAACATATCAAAACTCATACAGGAGAATGA
- the LOC111055664 gene encoding oocyte zinc finger protein XlCOF6.1-like isoform X1 has protein sequence MDKEVKVEKQESAFDDSWIGAARSDTATQQIKIEKQEDEFGECELATSNVKDESSSHNGSTSNQMARVKQENDSSQEPAPECSTACSPTDDDFSQQHYLIPGYNLIFIKEEEYVEQEAEGCSVESEPEMWPSNCSTTETANATEVGGLNAHSISPMEECTEPSVAGKKIKLYSCADCSYETTRITHLKRHMRNHTGEKPLSSEYCDYKFTQSGTLKEHIRTHTGERPFSCEYCRYKCARSSNLKEHIRTHTGETPFSCKYCGYKCARSRDLKSHTRTHTGERPFSCEYCDYKCALSSTLIKHVRTHTGERPFSCELCDYKCAQSGTLKEHIRTHTGETPFSCKYCGYKCARSSDLKKHVRTHHKGETTTS, from the exons atggatAAAGAg GTTAAAGTTGAGAAACAGGAAAGTGCTTTTGATGACAGTTGGATTGGAGCTGCACGTAGTGATACAGCTACTCAGCAG ATCAAGATCGAGAAGCAGGAGGATGAATTTGGAGAATGTGAATTAGCAACTAGCAACGTCAAAGATGAGTCATCCTCGCACAATGGTTCAACTTCCAATCAG ATGGCGAGAGTTAAGCAGGAGAATGATAGCAGCCAAGAACCAGCGCCAGAGTGCAGCACTGCATGCTCTCCAACTGATGATGATTTCAGCcaacaacattatctaatccCTGGCTATAATCTAATATTCATCAAAGAGGAAGAATATG TTGAGCAAGAGGCAGAAGGATGTTCAGTGGAGAGTGAACCGGAGATGTGGCCTTCAAACTGCAGCACAACTGAAACTGCCAATGCAACAGAAGTGGGTGGACTGAATGCACATTCAATCTCTCCCATGGAAGAGTGCACTGAGCCATCTGTGGCTGGCAAAAAGATCAAGCTTTACAGCTGTGCTGACTGCAGCTATGAAACTACACGGATAACTCATTTGAAGAGACATATGAGAAATCACACTGGGGAAAAGCCTCTCAGTAgtgagtattgtgactataaatttACTCAATCTGGTACTTTGAaggaacatatcagaacacatacaggagaaagacctttcagctgcgagtattgtcgctataaatgtgctcgatcaagtaatttgaaggaacatatcagaacacatacaggagaaacacctttcagctgcaagtattgtggctataaatgtgctcgatcaaGAGATTTGAAATCACATACCAGAACTCATACAGGAGAAAGACCTTttagctgcgagtattgtgactataaatgtgctctaTCAAGTACTTTGATAAAACAtgtcagaacacatacaggagaaagaccTTTCAGTTGTGAGCtatgtgactataaatgtgctcaatctGGTACTTTGAaggaacatatcagaacacatacaggagaaacacctttcagctgcaagtattgtggctataaatgtgctcgatcaagtgatttgaaaaaacatgtCAGAACACATCATAAAGGAGAAACAACTACTAGCTGA
- the LOC120350218 gene encoding uncharacterized protein LOC120350218, translating to MIYMESESRRALQKLEEWLASNMLVLNYNKTMQIPFRTAREAVLDTRDGNIGSANEAKVLGVVLDSELSWRPHLDQLKSKLNSAVFVLRTVKKLLDAGTLRSVYFAVFHSLLSYGVIFWGNSTHAIHIFRIQKWAVRVMVVEQVQLGVSQL from the exons ATGATATATATGGAATCTGAAAGTAGAAGAGCTCTTCAGAAACTAGAAGAATGGCTGGCCTCAAATATGTTG GTACTAAATTACAATAAGACTATGCAGATTCCATTCAGGACGGCTCGGGAAGCAGTATTGGATACGAGAGATGGAAACATAGGTTCAGCAAACGAGGCAAAGGTACTTGGAGTAGTGCTGGACTCTGAACTCTCCTGGCGACCTCATTTAGACCAGCTAAAAAGCAAACTAAACTCAGCAGTATTTGTTCTTAGAACCGTGAAGAAATTGCTGGATGCAGGAACgcttagaagtgtttattttgctgtgttccattctcttctttcatacggtgttatattttggggcaattcaactcatgcaatacatatatttaggattcaaaagtgggcagttagagtgatggtgg TTGAACAAGTACAGTTGGGTGTGTCGCAgttatga
- the LOC111055664 gene encoding gastrula zinc finger protein XlCGF17.1-like isoform X3, which yields MDKEMARVKQENDSSQEPAPECSTACSPTDDDFSQQHYLIPGYNLIFIKEEEYVEQEAEGCSVESEPEMWPSNCSTTETANATEVGGLNAHSISPMEECTEPSVAGKKIKLYSCADCSYETTRITHLKRHMRNHTGEKPLSSEYCDYKFTQSGTLKEHIRTHTGERPFSCEYCRYKCARSSNLKEHIRTHTGETPFSCKYCGYKCARSRDLKSHTRTHTGERPFSCEYCDYKCALSSTLIKHVRTHTGERPFSCELCDYKCAQSGTLKEHIRTHTGETPFSCKYCGYKCARSSDLKKHVRTHHKGETTTS from the exons atggatAAAGAg ATGGCGAGAGTTAAGCAGGAGAATGATAGCAGCCAAGAACCAGCGCCAGAGTGCAGCACTGCATGCTCTCCAACTGATGATGATTTCAGCcaacaacattatctaatccCTGGCTATAATCTAATATTCATCAAAGAGGAAGAATATG TTGAGCAAGAGGCAGAAGGATGTTCAGTGGAGAGTGAACCGGAGATGTGGCCTTCAAACTGCAGCACAACTGAAACTGCCAATGCAACAGAAGTGGGTGGACTGAATGCACATTCAATCTCTCCCATGGAAGAGTGCACTGAGCCATCTGTGGCTGGCAAAAAGATCAAGCTTTACAGCTGTGCTGACTGCAGCTATGAAACTACACGGATAACTCATTTGAAGAGACATATGAGAAATCACACTGGGGAAAAGCCTCTCAGTAgtgagtattgtgactataaatttACTCAATCTGGTACTTTGAaggaacatatcagaacacatacaggagaaagacctttcagctgcgagtattgtcgctataaatgtgctcgatcaagtaatttgaaggaacatatcagaacacatacaggagaaacacctttcagctgcaagtattgtggctataaatgtgctcgatcaaGAGATTTGAAATCACATACCAGAACTCATACAGGAGAAAGACCTTttagctgcgagtattgtgactataaatgtgctctaTCAAGTACTTTGATAAAACAtgtcagaacacatacaggagaaagaccTTTCAGTTGTGAGCtatgtgactataaatgtgctcaatctGGTACTTTGAaggaacatatcagaacacatacaggagaaacacctttcagctgcaagtattgtggctataaatgtgctcgatcaagtgatttgaaaaaacatgtCAGAACACATCATAAAGGAGAAACAACTACTAGCTGA